The following is a genomic window from Rhizobium sp. 11515TR.
GCGACGCGATCGAACCCCGGAGCGTCAATGCAGGCATCGGATGATGGCCTTAATTCCGGGCAAGGCGTTAAAAACGACAGATGTACGGCATTGGGGACGATCCGGAAATCAGGCTTCTCTGGCAATAGGCGTGCAAGCGTTGCAACATTTTCGGGAGATGCTCCGCCACCCCCTCCAAGTTCTGAGCCCCAAAGCTGAAGCGGAACTTTGACATCTTTCACGCTGTCGGCGCTCGGGAAGACGATGCTCAATGGGTCGGCTACAACGACTGCCCTGATGCGAGGATCGTGGGTCAGTGATTGCGATGGCGGTTGTCGGGGAGGCTGAGCATGGCCCGCTGGGGGCAGCCCGCCGCCTTCGGATCTGAACAGCGTGGCGGCAGTTTGGTGAAATCCGGATTGGCTCCGGCAACGACGAGACCGGTATATCCGCCTAGGGAAAATCCGTAGAAGCCGATCCGCTGCGGATTGATTTTTCCGGCGTCGGGAGACGCATCAAGCATGAAGTCGACGGTGCGTTTGATATCGGTAGGTCGCTCGATCAATACGCCAGGACCGTTTGCCTGGCTCATGTCGGCATGGTTGGCGTGCGGATGATTGATGGCAACGACAATGAAGCCGGCGTCGGCAAGTGCTTCGGCGGTATCGTGATGGCCGAGATACCAGCCGCCATAGCCATGCGAGACGATGATGAGTGGCAACTCCTCGCCTGCAATCGGACAATCCGGCGTTGCCGGAACTGCCAGGGCTCCGATCCTCACTTCTATCGGAGGGGTTGCGCAAGGAGACCACATAGCGGCATCGATCGCCGGGTTATCCGCATCACCTGGGATGCGGATGAATTTCAAACCTGCCGCATATCCCGATGGCGCGGCAAGAAAGAGCGTGGCCGCGAGGGCAAGGCTGAAGCGGATCATGACAACGGCTCCATTTAACCAGAGATGTACGCTGCACGATGGGCTGCGATGGCAGGGAGCCGTCGGTCCATAGGCCAGACGATGACGCGAAAGCGGCTTATGCCGGTTGTGAAAGCCATCGAGCTATCTTGCATAAACAGATAGCTTGTTATATTCGTTCTGTAAAGCTGAGGCGTTCATGACTGACTCGATCCAAGTTCAATTGCGGAAGGGCGTGCTCGATCTTTGCGTCCTGGCCGTGCTCTCGCGGGGCGAAAGCTACGGCTATGAAATTGCGAGTACGCTGGTTGCGGCGGTCGGCATGGGCGAAGGAACGATCTACCCGCTGATGCGCAGGATGCAGAATGACGGCCTGGTTGCGACCCGCATCGTCGAGTCGAGCAACGGACCGCCGCGTAAATATTATCGGCTCACGCCGCTGGGGCGTTCGATTTTCGAAGCGCATCGCCGCGACTGGCGCTCGCTAGCAGGCTCCGTCGACAAGCTACTCGAGGATTTGCCATGACCAGGGAAGCCTTTTTGCGCACGCTGAGATTGGGACTTGCAGGCCTGCCTCCTCACGAGGTCGATGACATCGTGGCCGACTATGCCGCTCATTTTGCCGAGTCCGAGGCCTCTGGTCGAAGCGAGGAGGAGGTTTCCGCCGCTCTCGGCGATCCCGCCAGGATTGCGCGAGAGCTGCGCGCGGATGTCGGACTGCGCCGCTTCGAGGCGCATTGGAGCGTGCCGAACCTGGTAGCTGCCATGATGGCGCTGGCCGGCCTTGCCATCGTCGATATCTTCTTCCTGCTGCCTTTGCTGTTTGTGGCGATGTTCGTCACGCTCGGCCTTGCGATCGCATTGGTGGCCGTCGGCGCCGTTGGCCTGAAGATCATCGTCACGACCGTGCTGTTCCATATCGGCTTGCCCTCCGTCGGCATGCTGGCCCGCCTGCTTGTCGGTGCCGGGCTTGTGAGCTGCTTCGTGGGTGGCGGTGCTTTGCTGCTGATGGGGTTGAGTTTGGGCATCCGCATGCTTGGGCAATATGCCCGCCTGCATTTCCGCCTGGCGCAAGTGGACGAAGGTCGAGCTTGAGCGCCGGACTGCACATCGTTGGAGGAAATGGACAATGAACGGGAAACTGGCGACTGTCGCGACGACCGGACTGATTTGTGCATTCGTCTTTCTTGCGCTCGGCATCGGACTTTCCGGGCCGGATTGGGCAAGCGCAGCGCATTGGTGGGGTGGCATGCAATCCAGCTGCGGATCTGCGGTATCCGGCGGACAGCAGGTTATCCTGCCTTTCAGCTCCAATGGCAGCCTGACGATCGATATCCCGGCCTCTGTTCACTATCAGCCGGGCGGAAAGGCGGAGGCCGTCATCACCGGCGATCCCGCGCTTCTCGATCATGTGCGGCTCGAGGGCGGAAGGCTGAGCATGGATTGCAATCCGGGTTGGTCCGACTCCAAATTCGATGTCAGCCTGTCAGGACCGCTCGTCACTGATTGGAGGGTGCGGGGCAGCGGCGATCTCGCTCTATCGCAGCTCGATCAGGCAGATCTGCGCCTGAGGATATCCGGAAGCGGCAGTGTCACGGCCACGGGAAGCGCGCGCTCGGTCGATCTGGAGGTATCCGGTTCGGGCACTGCACGTCTCAAGGACCTAGCCGCTCAATCCGTGAAGATCAGAATTCACGGCAGCGGCGATGCGGAAGTCGCCGCCGCGGCGGATGCAGACATCTCGATCAGCGGAAGCGGCAATATCGAACTCTACGGACATCCGGTGCTGCGGCGTTCCGAGATCAGAGGCAGCGGTCGCCTGGTACAGGTACCATAGTCCATCGCGAGAAAGCGCGCCACGCGGCGACGATCCTTGCCGCGGGGTTTGATTGATATCATGCGATCGCCTTGCTTTGAATGATTCTCATGTTAATCAGTGAGGGCCGTAATCGAAGCGAACATGCAAAAGATGCAAAACAGAACAAATAGTGGCGTAAGGCCGCGCCCCGAACCTGAAACCGCAGAAAAACAAACGAAGCGGCCGCTGCGCGATCGGCGCCGTTCCCTTGCAATTGGACTTTTGCGCGCCCGTGAAGCGGTCATGAGCCATTTCCGGCCGATCCTTGCGGCGCATGACGTGACCGAGCAGCAGTGGCGTGTCATTCGCGTCCTCTATGAAGGCGGCCAGCTTGACGCGACCGAATTGGCCGACAAAGCATCCATTCTGGCGCCAAGCCTCACACGCATGATCCGCGCGCTCGAGGAGCGCGGCTTCATCACCAAGCACAAGGATAATGCCGATGGACGCAGAGTATTGCTTCAGATCACCCCGGCAGGGCAGGCAATCGTCGAGGACGTGATGCCGGAGAGCCAGAAAGTCTATGCCGATATCGATGCCCGCTTCGGCGAGGAGCGGGTGGAGAAGCTCCTCGATATGCTGGAGGAGCTTGCCTCGCTGAAATTGGAGACCGGCCCGGCCGGCGAGGAATGAGGGAATCCTTCGGTTTTATTGATCCATTGAATTGGCGAGTTATGACCGCAGCCGCCTTAGCGACTAATAGACCTCGACGTCTTGAGGAGGCTTGGCAGCATCTGCCTTCTTGAAATCGTCAAGGAGCTTGATTGTGGCATTGGCAAGCAGGGTGACGTCGTTGCCGATCGCGACGAAAGTGGCGCCAAGTTCGAGATAGCGCTTGGCCAGCGAGAGATCGCCGATCAGGATGCCGGCGGCCTTGCCATGCGACTGGATTTTCGTGAGCGCCTTTTCGACTTCCGCCTGCACTTCAGGGGCGCCCGGCTTGCCCAGATAGCCCATGTCGGCGGCAAGATCGGATGGTCCAATGAAGACGCCATCGACGCCTTCTGTCGAGGCGATGTCGTCGAGCGCTGCAAGCCCACCGCGGCTTTCCACCTGCAGCAGCAGGCAGATCTCGTCATTGGCCGTCGGCAGATAGTCGGGGATGCGGTTGAATGCGGAGGCGCGGGCAAGGGCTGCGCCGACGCCGCGCACGCCATGCGGCGGGTATCTGACAGCCCTGACCATGGCTTCGGCCATCTCCCTGCTGTCGACCATCGGGATCAGCAGGGTCTGGGCGCCGATATCGAGCATCTGCTTGATGATCCAGGTCTCGCCGACCGGCGGACGGATGATTGCATGGCTTGTCGTGCCCTTCATCGCCTGCAATTGCGAAACGAGAAGCGGGACATCGTTCGGCGCGTGCTCGGCATCGAGCAGCAGCCAGTCGTAGCCGGCACCGGCGCAGATTTCGACCGTGTAGGCATTGGCGAGGGCCTGCCAGAGGCCGATCTGCGCCCGCCTTTCCTTAAGGGCCTGTTTGAAGAGGTTTTTGGGCGCAGGCATGGTTCACTCCTTCATGCGAAGAACAGGCTGACTGATCCGTAGGGACCGAAATCGGCGTTGATCGTATCGCCATGCCGCGCCTCGATCGGGCGGATGAACGAGCCGGCAAGCACAATCTGACCGGCTTCGATGCCATCGCCATATTGCGATAGCCGATTGGCAAGCCAAGCGATCCCGCGTGCGGGCTGGTTGAGCACGCCGGCGCCAAGCCCGGTTTCTTCCACTTCGGCATTGCGGCTGACGATCGCACCCATCCAGCGCATGTCGATCTCACCGGGCCGCACGGCGCGGCCGCCGGTGACGATGCCGGCATTGGCGGCATTATCGGAGATGGTATCGACGATGGTGCGCGCCTTTTTCGTGTCGGGATCGACGCGAAGGATGCGCGTGTCGAGGATTTCAAGGGCCGGTGTCACATAGTCGGTGGCATTCAGCACATCGAAGGTCGAAACGTTCGGGCCCTTGAGCGGCGCCTTCATGACGAAGGCGATCTCGGCCTCGATGCGCGGCTGAATGAAGCGGTCGGCCGGCACGGTCGCGCCGTCTTCGAAGACCATGTCGTCGAAGAGCACGCCGGAATCCGGGATGTTGATGTTGAGGGCATATTGCATTGCCTTCGATGTCAGCCCGATCTTCCAGCCGATCGGCTTGCGGCCGCTCGCGATCTTCTTTTTGACCCAGGCGCCTTGAACGGCATAGGAATCGTCCATCGTCATCTGGGGATGCTTGAGGGAGAGGAGTCCGGTCTGGACGCGCGTCCGCTCTGCTTGATTTAGGCTTTCGGCCGCAGCCTGGATTTCATCTTGCGACAGCATCAGCGCACCTCGTCGGCAATGGTATTTTTCAGGATGCCGAGGCCATCGGCTTCGACCTCGACGATATCGCCGGGTTTCAGCCAGATCGGCGGGTCAAAGCGGGCGCCGGCACCGGTCGGCGTTCCTGTGACGATGACGTCGCCGGGCACCAGCGTTGTGAAGGTGGAGATGTAGTTGATGATCTTGCGGAAGGAGAAGATCATCCGGCTGGTGCGGTCGCTCTGGCGCACTTCGCCATTGACGCGGGTCGTGAGCGCTATGTCTTCAAGCTGGGCCGCATCCGTGAAGGGGATCAGCCACGGGCCGATCGAGCCGGTATTGTCGAAGTTCTTCCCCTGGGTGACGTTGAATTTCGCATGCCGCACCCAATCGCGGATTGTGCCCTCGTTGCAGAGCGAGAGGGCCGCGATATGGGTGAAGGCGTCGGCTTCGGCAATCCGCCGGCCACCCTTGCCGATGACGATGACGACCTCGCCTTCATAGTCGAGCTGCGGGCTTTCCGGCGGCCGGATCAAGGGCTGTTCGTGCCCGGTGAACGACCGCGGAAAGCGGATGAAAAGCGAGGGGTTGGAGGGGGCGGCCTGCCCATCCTTGTATTCCTCATTGCGGTCGGGGAAATTGACCCCGACGCAAATGATCTTTTCCGGCGACGGAATGGGAATCTCGAAGCGAATTTCGTCAAGTGCGAAATCAGGCTTCAATGATTTGGCTTCTTCTGCGAGTTGAGCGAGGCGACCGGCCTCGATCACTTCGCGCAGCGTCGGCCATGTCGCGCCATGGCGGGCAGAGAGGTCGACGACACCGCCGTCGACCGCAAGCCCGTAGCCATGACGGCCGTTTCTCGAAAAGGACAGGAATCTGGGATGGGTCATGCTTTCACGGCCTTCTCTTGACCTCAGACGACGCCGCCGAGGCATACATATTTGATTTCGGTGAATTCCTCGATGCCATAGCGCGAACCCTCACGGCCGAGGCCAGAGAGCTTGACGCCGCCGAACGGCGCTTCGGCCGTCGAGATCAAGCCAGTATTGACACCGACCATGCCATACTCGAGCGCTTCGGCGACGCGGAAGACGCGGGCGAGATCCTTGGCATAGAAGTAGGAGGCAAGGCCGAACTCGGTGTCGTTAGCCTGGGCGATGACATCGGCCTCGTCCTTGAAGCGGAAGAGGGGAGCGACCGGCCCGAACGTCTCTTCTCTGGCAACAGCCATGGCAGGGGTCACATCGGCAAGCACCGTCGCCTCGTAGAAGCGGCCGCCGAGCTGATGGCGATGCCCGCCAGCGACGACTCGGCCGCCCTTGGAAAGGGCATCGGCAACATGTTCTTCGACCTTGGCCAGGGCGGCCTCATCGATCAGTGGGCCGAGGTTGATGCCTTCGTCGAAGCCATTGCCTGTTTTCAGCGAGCCGACAGCCTTGGAGAGCTTTTCGGCAAAGGCATCATAGACGCCATCCTGTACATAGAGACGATTGGCGCAGACGCAGGTCTGACCATTGTTGCGGAACTTGGCGATCAGTGCGCCTTCGACGGCGGCATCGAGATCGGCATCGTCGAACACGATAAAGGGCGCATTGCCGCCGAGCTCCAGGCCGAGCTTCTTGATGGTCGGTGCGCTCTGTTTATAGAGTTCGGCGCCGACTTCCGTCGAGCCGGTGAAGGTGAGCTTACGCACGACGGGACTCGCGGTCATCTCGCCGCCGATGGCACGGGCCGAGCCGGTCAGGACGCTGAAGAGACCCTTGGGCAGACCGGCGCGTTCGGCGAGGATCGCAATCGCGATCGCCGAAAACGGTGTCTGCGATGCCGGTTTCAGCACCATGGCGCAGCCGGCCGCAAAGGCCGGGCCGGCCTTGCGGGTGATCATCGCATTCGGGAAGTTCCACGGTGTGATCGCCGCGACCACGCCGATCGGCTGCTTCATGACCAGAATACGCTTGTCCTTCTGGTGACCGGGAATGATGTCGCCATAGACGCGGCGGGCTTCTTCCGCAAACCATTCGATGAAGCTTGCGCCATAGGCGATTTCGCCCTTGGCTTCGGGCAGCGGTTTGCCCTGTTCGGCCGTCAGGATGCGTCCGAGATCATCTTGGTTTTCCATCATCAGCTCGAACCAGCGCCTGAGGATGCTGGAGCGCTCCTTGGCGGTGCGGGCGGCCCATTCCTTCTGCGCGGCTTCGGCTGCGGCAATCGCCTTTTTGGTCTCGGCCGCGCCCAGATTGGGAACGAGGCCGATGATCTCGCCCGTTGCGGGGTTGTCGACCTTGATCGCGTTGGAGGGATCGGCCTCGATCCACTCGCCGCCGACCAATGCGGCCTGCCGGAACAATGTTGCGTCTTTCAAATTCATGACGGACTCCTCGCGCTTTCGAACGTTGATGAGGAGTGGGCGTTTTCACCCACTCTCAGGGGTAACGCTTAAGGCGCGATAATCGGCTGTGCCTTCAAGTCGGGCTCGGCCACTTCCGCACCGGCAAACAGGCTACCATGTTCGAACCAGGATTTGGGAGCGGGTGCGCCCCACAATGTCTGGCGCTGCGGATCCTTGAGATCCCACTTGATCGGCTCCAGATCGGGATCGACGGTTTGATAGTCCGAGCAATAGATCTCGATGCGGTGGCCATCCGGATCGAGAATATAGAGGAAGAAGGCGTTGGAGATGCCATGGCGGCCCGGGCCGCGCTCGATATTGGCGACCCAGCCTGTCGTCGCCATCAGGTCGAGCAGGTCGATGATGTTGAGCGGCGTCGGCACCCAGAAGGCGGTGTGGTGCAGGCGCGGACCGCTGCCGTTGGTGAAGGCGATGTCGTGGACGCCGCCCTTGCGATGCGTCCAGGCGGCCCAGAGGCGGCCTGTTTCCGCATCCTCGGTATATTCGGTCACGCGGAAGCCGAGTTCGTTATAGAAGGCGACGCTTTCATCGACATTGGTCGAGAAGCAGTTGAAGTGGTCGATACGCAGCGGCTTCACACCCTTGTAGAGCGCATATTTCTGATGGATCGGTGGCAGGCGGTCCATCTTCGAATAGAATTCAAGCGGAATGCCGTGCGGGTCGCGGGTACGGAAGGTGCGCGCCTGATAGGGGCGCTCGATCCATTCGACCGGCAGGTCCTTGCCCTTGAAGAAATGTGCCGCTTTGTCCAAGTCGTCGTCGCTGAAGACCTTGAAGCCGAGATCGCGGGCTTCGGCCTTGTCGGATTTCTTCAGCACGATGCAGTGGTGACCGCGCTCCTCCATTGCCCGGAGGTAAATCGTATCAGCCGTTTCATCCGTCACCTGCAGGCCGAGCGTGTCGACATAGAAGGCGCGGGATTTGACAAGATCGGTAACGCCGAATTCGACATGGCTGAGCCGCACGATGTTGAAGGGCGGATAGAGATTGGGTTTCGGCAGGGGCATTTGTTCCTCCTCTTATGCGTACTCATAGATATTAGCGGCTCAGCCGCCGAGTTTCTGGATGGCGTGCGGCTTGGTGGCGAAGGCGACGTTCTTGGTTTCCATGTAGAAATCGAAGGACCAGTCGCCGCCGTCGCGGCCAATGCCGGAGCTCTTGACCCCGCCGAAGGGGGTCGGCAGGTGGCGCACATTTTCCGAGTTCACCCAGATCATGCCGGCTTCGAGGTGATCCGTGAAACGGAAGGCGCGTGTGACGTCGGAGGTCCAGAGATAGCCGGTCAGGCCGTACTGGACGTCATTGGCCAGCGCCAGCGCATCGGCTTCGTCCTTGAAGGAAATGGCGGTCAGAACCGGCCCGAAGATTTCTTCCTGAGCAATGCGCATCTGGTTGTTGGCGCCAGTGAAGAGGGTGGGCGAGACATAGCAACCGCCGCCAGGGCCGTTGACCTTCTCGCCGCCGGCTGCAAGCGTCGCACCTTCCGAACGGCCGATCTGAATATATTCCAGCACCTTCTTTTCATGCACGGGATGGACGAGCGGACCGACGACCGTGTCCGGATCAAGGGGATGTCCGACCTTGATGCGCTTGGCTTTCTCGGCGACGATCGCGGTGAACTTGTCGTAGACGCTTTCTTCGACCAGCAGGCGCGAGGACGAGGTGCAGCGTTCGCCATTCAGCGAGTAGATCATGAAGACGGCGGCATCGGCTGCGCATTCCAGATCGGCATCGGCAAAGACGATGACCGGGTTCTTGCCGCCGAGCTCGAAATGCACACGCTTCAGCGTATCGGCGCCCTGCTTCATGATCATCGAGCCAGTGCGGCTTTCGCCGACGAAGCCGATCGCCTTGATCAGGGGATGTTCCGTAAGCGCGCGGCCGGCGTCCTCGCCGAGACCGTTGACGAGGTTCCAAACACCTTTCGGCAGGCCGGCTTCCTCGGCGATTTCGACAAGCAAACGCGCCGTCAGCGGCGAGAATTCGGCCGGCTTGTGGACGATCGTGCAGCCCGCAGCGAGAGCCGGCGCGATCTTCCAGGTCGACAGCATGAAGGGCGTGTTCCAGGGCGTGATGATGCCGACCGGGCCGATCGGCACGCGTGTCGTCAGGTTCACCTGGCCTTCGGCACGCAATGTCTTGCCGTCGCGGGCTTCTGGGGCGCGATCGGCGAAGAAGCGGAAGTTTTCCGCACCGCGCAGAGCGGCCTTTGCCATGAATTTCAGTGATTGTCCGGTATCCATGCACTCGACGAAGGCGATTTCTTCGGCGCGCGCGACGATCGCGTCGGCGATCTTATGCAGGAGCTTCTTGCGGGCTTCACCAGGCATCGCGGCCCATTCGGCAAAGGCGGCTTTCGCAGCCTTCGCAGCACGATCGATGTCGGCTGCCTTGCCGCGGGCAATGGTGGCAAGCGGTTTCAGGTCGACAGGCGAGATGGTCTCGAAGGTCGAACTGTCATCGGCTGGAACATCCTCTCCATTGATACGGTTGAGAACGCCGCGATCCTTGAAACGGGCGAGAAAGCCTTCAGCCTTTGCGATGTTTTCCTGCAATTTGGACATCGTCTATTCCTTTGGTGTTATGTCGTCCCACGAAGGGAATATCACTTGCCGCGAAGCCGCGGGTGCATGGCGTTCTTCTTCCAGCTGAGTTCGGCATCGATCTCGCGGATCTCAAGCGAAAGGGCGAAATGCGGCGTCTCGAAAAGCGGGCCGAGAACATCGATCGCCGCAGCGAAGATCGCCTCGCCGGTGCGTTTCTTTTCGCCCTCCGTGCGGCCCTGGCCGATGCGGAAGTTCAGATCGACGAAGGCGTTTTCGGGCAGTCTGTCGGCGATGGCGTAATGCTCGGCGCGAAAGGCGCGCACCCGCACGGCTCCAACCTCGAAAAGCCCGGTCTCCAGGACTGTCTTCAGCAGCCGCTCACAGAGCGCACCGATATCGGCGCGGCCCTCCAGATTGGCCGAATATTCGATGGCGAGATGTGGCATTGAATCCTCCCGATCTCTTATTTACTTAACATGTTAATAATTGTGCGGAAGATGTCAAGCGGCGGTGTCAAGCTTTCTCGCCATCTCCAGGCTTTCATTGACGTAACGCGACAGCCGCTCGGCGGCGTCGGGAATCTCCGGACGCTCGGCAAGCCACCCGATATATGTAAGGCTCCGCAGCAGCATGAATAGAGGCAGGCTCGCTAAAGCGGCGTCGGGGAGGGCGCGCCGGCTACGATAGCCTGATATCAACGCCTGCTCGATCGCCGGATAGGTGGGTTCGTTGCGGTTCTTGAGCAGGGTCGTGGCGAGATCGAAGAGGCGGAAACCCTGGCCTGCATCGTCGAAATCGATAAAGGCGACGTTGCCGTCGGCTCCCCTCAAAAAGATGTTTTCCCGCACCAGATCGGCATGGATCAGCCCGTAATCGAGGTCTTGAGCTTCTGCATCCGCAAGGGCGCGGCGTAACTCATCGCGTAATGCCGAGAGCGCAGTGGTGCTCTCGGACGAAAGGCCCCGACAATCCCAGAAGCGACCCCATAGCGGCTTTTCGCCGACCAGACCTTCGACGTTCCATGCCGGGCGTCGAAAACGCTCGGGCGACTGCCACGCGTCGGCAAGTTCGTGCATGGTCGCCATGCTCTGTCCGACGCGAAAGAAGATGTCGACCTGTATCTCTGCCGAATGCGACAGCGGCACGCCACTTTGGCCAAGCGGCACGCCGTCGATCCAGCTCACCACGTCGGCATGCTGTTCGGCAAAATGCCTGTTGGCTGGCAGTCGGACGAGGCTTTGCCTTCCGCTTGTGGGAACAGGGCTGGGCACGTCGAGGCCGCCGAGCTTGAGCGCCGCCATGAAGTGCAGCTCGGAGCGCAGGCTCGTCTCATCATGATAGCCCGGTCGATGGAGCCGCAGTGCGGCGAACTGACCATCTTCCAGCGTGATGCGGAAAACGGCATTCTCCCGATATTTTATCAGGACAGGTTTATGGGCCTGCGCAGGCCAATGGTCGAGTGCCTCCAGCGCACGTCGCTGCAGGGCGTCACGGATGGCCTGAGGCAACTGGTCAGCCATATTGCCTCACAGGCCAGTTAAGACATCGTCGAAGATCGACAACATGAAGTCGGCATTATCCCGGGTGAATGGCATGGGCGGGCGGATCTTCGTGGCGCATTGATGAATGCCGATCTTGCCCATCAGCACGCCGCGGTCGCGCATGGCATTGATGATCCGGGTCGCCTCGGCAGTGGCCGGCTCCTTCGTTTGCCGATCCAACACAAACTCAGTGCCCATGAAGAGGCCGCTGCCGCGCACGTCGCCGATGATTGAGTGCTTCTCGGCCAGCCGCTTGAACGCGTCGCGCGTATATTCGCCAACATTGCGGGCGTTCTCGATGAGGTTCTCGTCCCCGATGACATCGAGCACGGCCATGGCCGCCGCGCAGGAAACCGGATTGCCGCCGAAGGTATTGAAGTAGCGGAATGCCTTGCGAAAGGCGTTAATCGTATCGACATTGGCAATGACGCCGCCAACCGGATGGCCGTTGGCCATCGGCTTGCCGAGCGTCACGATATCGGGAACGATACCGGCACGCTGATGCCCCCACATATGCGAGCCGGTGCGGCCGAAACCGGGCTGTACCTCATCGGTAATCACGAGACCGCCGGCCTTGCGCACGTCGGCAACCGTCTTGTCGAGAAAACCTGGCGGCAGATCCGGAAAGCCCTCATTGGCGAAGAACGGGTCGATGATGATGGCTGAAAAGCCATGCGTGCTGTCCTGAAGCGAGGCGATCGCGTTCTCGACTTCTGCCGCGAAAGCAATGGCAAAGGCATCGCCGCCTTCGCCGCCGAGCGGACGATAGCTGTCCGGCGCGGGCACATGGCGAACATGACCGCCGAAACCGCCGACGGGCGGCATGCGGGTCGACAGCTGCGACACTGCCGCCGTGTTGCCGTGATAGGTGTGGTTCGTGGCGATGACGCCGGTCTTGCCGGTCATGGCTTGTGCCATGCGCAGGGCTACGTCGTTCGCTTCGCTGCCGGTGCAGGTCAGGATCGCCGCATTCAGGCTTTTGTCGAAGGTTGCTGTCAGCCGCTCGACATAGTCGAGAATGCCTTCATGCAGATAGCGCGTATGCGTGTTCAGCGTCGAGGCCTGCCGCGCGATCGCTTCCACCACGCGTGGATGGCAATGGCCGACATGTGGCACATTGTTGTAGCAATCGAGATATTTGCGGCCGTCGGCGTCCCAGAGCCAGACGCCTTCCCCGCGCACGAGATGCACGGGGTCGTCGTAGAAAAGAGACATGTTCCGGCCGAGAAGCCGTTCGCGGCGCGCGATAAGGGTTGCATTGTCGGACATGATCAGCCCCTCGCGGCAGTGAGACCAGCGTCGAGCGCCGTCAACATGGTCTGCACATTCTCGGCCGTCACGACCAGCGGCGGCGACATGATGACATTGGTGCCAGAGGTGCGGACGAGAACGCCGGCGTCATAGGTCGCGTCCTGTACCTTTTGCACGACATCCTTGGCGGCGCCGCTCTTCTTTGCGCGGTCGCTGACGAGCTCTAGAGCGCACATCAGGCCCTTGCCTCTGATGTCGCCGACCAGCTCATGCTTGTCCTGCAATTTCTTCAGGCCGGCGAGCAGCTCTTCGCCACGGGCCGCGGCATTGTCGGCGACATTGAGCCGCTTGGTTTCCTTCAAGGTGGCAAGGGCGGCTGCGGCACCGACGGGATGGCCGGAATAGGTGTAGCCGTGGCCGATGCTGCCGAGCGAACCCTTGTTGCTTTCGAAGACCTGCGCCACCTTGTCGGAGATCATGACAGCGCCGAAGGGGAAGTAGCCGTTGGTGATCGCCTTGGCCGTCGACATCATGTCCGGCTGCACGCCCCAGAGGCGCGATCCGGTCCAGGCGCCCGTGCGGCCGAAGGCGGTGATCACCTCGTCTGCGATCAGTAGGATGCCGTGGCGATCGCAGATCTCGCGCATCAGCGGCAGGAACGTCTCGTGCGGGACGATGACGCCGCCGGCGCCGAGTACCGGCTCGACGATCAGAGCCGCAATG
Proteins encoded in this region:
- the hpaE gene encoding 5-carboxymethyl-2-hydroxymuconate semialdehyde dehydrogenase encodes the protein MSKLQENIAKAEGFLARFKDRGVLNRINGEDVPADDSSTFETISPVDLKPLATIARGKAADIDRAAKAAKAAFAEWAAMPGEARKKLLHKIADAIVARAEEIAFVECMDTGQSLKFMAKAALRGAENFRFFADRAPEARDGKTLRAEGQVNLTTRVPIGPVGIITPWNTPFMLSTWKIAPALAAGCTIVHKPAEFSPLTARLLVEIAEEAGLPKGVWNLVNGLGEDAGRALTEHPLIKAIGFVGESRTGSMIMKQGADTLKRVHFELGGKNPVIVFADADLECAADAAVFMIYSLNGERCTSSSRLLVEESVYDKFTAIVAEKAKRIKVGHPLDPDTVVGPLVHPVHEKKVLEYIQIGRSEGATLAAGGEKVNGPGGGCYVSPTLFTGANNQMRIAQEEIFGPVLTAISFKDEADALALANDVQYGLTGYLWTSDVTRAFRFTDHLEAGMIWVNSENVRHLPTPFGGVKSSGIGRDGGDWSFDFYMETKNVAFATKPHAIQKLGG
- a CDS encoding homoserine kinase — translated: MADQLPQAIRDALQRRALEALDHWPAQAHKPVLIKYRENAVFRITLEDGQFAALRLHRPGYHDETSLRSELHFMAALKLGGLDVPSPVPTSGRQSLVRLPANRHFAEQHADVVSWIDGVPLGQSGVPLSHSAEIQVDIFFRVGQSMATMHELADAWQSPERFRRPAWNVEGLVGEKPLWGRFWDCRGLSSESTTALSALRDELRRALADAEAQDLDYGLIHADLVRENIFLRGADGNVAFIDFDDAGQGFRLFDLATTLLKNRNEPTYPAIEQALISGYRSRRALPDAALASLPLFMLLRSLTYIGWLAERPEIPDAAERLSRYVNESLEMARKLDTAA
- the gabD gene encoding NADP-dependent succinate-semialdehyde dehydrogenase produces the protein MNLKDATLFRQAALVGGEWIEADPSNAIKVDNPATGEIIGLVPNLGAAETKKAIAAAEAAQKEWAARTAKERSSILRRWFELMMENQDDLGRILTAEQGKPLPEAKGEIAYGASFIEWFAEEARRVYGDIIPGHQKDKRILVMKQPIGVVAAITPWNFPNAMITRKAGPAFAAGCAMVLKPASQTPFSAIAIAILAERAGLPKGLFSVLTGSARAIGGEMTASPVVRKLTFTGSTEVGAELYKQSAPTIKKLGLELGGNAPFIVFDDADLDAAVEGALIAKFRNNGQTCVCANRLYVQDGVYDAFAEKLSKAVGSLKTGNGFDEGINLGPLIDEAALAKVEEHVADALSKGGRVVAGGHRHQLGGRFYEATVLADVTPAMAVAREETFGPVAPLFRFKDEADVIAQANDTEFGLASYFYAKDLARVFRVAEALEYGMVGVNTGLISTAEAPFGGVKLSGLGREGSRYGIEEFTEIKYVCLGGVV
- a CDS encoding 5-carboxymethyl-2-hydroxymuconate Delta-isomerase, with the translated sequence MPHLAIEYSANLEGRADIGALCERLLKTVLETGLFEVGAVRVRAFRAEHYAIADRLPENAFVDLNFRIGQGRTEGEKKRTGEAIFAAAIDVLGPLFETPHFALSLEIREIDAELSWKKNAMHPRLRGK
- the hpaD gene encoding 3,4-dihydroxyphenylacetate 2,3-dioxygenase encodes the protein MPLPKPNLYPPFNIVRLSHVEFGVTDLVKSRAFYVDTLGLQVTDETADTIYLRAMEERGHHCIVLKKSDKAEARDLGFKVFSDDDLDKAAHFFKGKDLPVEWIERPYQARTFRTRDPHGIPLEFYSKMDRLPPIHQKYALYKGVKPLRIDHFNCFSTNVDESVAFYNELGFRVTEYTEDAETGRLWAAWTHRKGGVHDIAFTNGSGPRLHHTAFWVPTPLNIIDLLDLMATTGWVANIERGPGRHGISNAFFLYILDPDGHRIEIYCSDYQTVDPDLEPIKWDLKDPQRQTLWGAPAPKSWFEHGSLFAGAEVAEPDLKAQPIIAP